Genomic window (Oncorhynchus masou masou isolate Uvic2021 chromosome 26, UVic_Omas_1.1, whole genome shotgun sequence):
CTGCCCACCTGACAGTGATGAAGACAACAGTGGAAATATGTCGGTGGATTGTTTcgttatttatgtatttattttgtacTAAAATAACTTAGGTAATCTATATGTATTTTAAATATGTCTAATAACATTCATTCATTCAAGGATATGACAAAGCAGCAGGAGGCAAAATCTGATTCAGATTTATTAAATTATAGTGTTAAAAAATGAAGGATGGcagaaatatttacaaaatatttGCAAAACGACTGTCTAAACAAACAACAAGTCTGCAAACGTCCCAAATGAAAAGGAATAGGCTTAAACAGGCATTTATAGCTAATATAACGTACTTGGCACAGGAGGGGTTAAACAGGCTCTCACCAGCCTTCCAGTGAGCAATTCCAACACTGGTAAAAATGTACAGATCAGCATCTACACTACAGGTATCGGACTTTCCCCATGGTTGTCACATCTTTCAGCCCCAATTTCACTGTCTTCAATCAGGAAACAGACTGTGCTGCTGAGATGCTGAGAGTTTGTGGTGAGAgctttaagatgaatgcactataCTTTAACTGTAGCTCTAATAAGAGCACAGCCAGGAAGGCTGAAGGACAGTGGATTGGACATAAAGAGCCAACACAACACAGGGCTACCTTCCCCTATATGCACTGGAActtactgtcacacacacatactgtaggttCAGGAAGCCAATTTCCCATTCTGGTCCTCATTCATtaggtttacatttacattttagtataTTCACTTTGTTCAGAGAATGACTAGagctcagtggttctctcctgtctgCCAGTCTTAacccctgtctctttcctctcctctgttctgcggTCAGTTGTTTGAGGGTATGAAGGCATACCGAGATGCTGATGACAAAGTGCGTCTCTTCAGACCCATGCTCAACATGAACCGTATGGCCAATTCTGCAGAGAGGGCCTGCCTGCCGGTAAGAACACGTACAGGCTATGGTACTATACAGCACAAGCCTACAGCCTGTAAAATAATATTCTATTTATTCtgaacaaaaagcttatttctatcaaaattacatccatgttagtgagcatttctcccttGCCAATGTATTCCATCGATCTGACAGGtttagcatatcaagaagctgattaaacaacatgatcattacgcaggtgaaccttgtgctggggacaatcaaatgccactctaaaatgtatgTATCAAGTTTTATGGgagcgtgtaattggcatgctgactgcattaatgcccaccagagctgttgccagagcatttaatgtacatttttttctaccataagccgcctccaaaattattttagagaatttggcagtacgtccaaccgccctcacaaccgcagaccacatgtatggcgttgtgtgggcgagtggtttgctgacctcaacagagtgtcccatggtggcggtggggttatggtgtgggTAGACATAAGCtgcggacaacaaacacaattgcattttatcgatggccatttgaatgcacagagataccgtgacgagatcctgaggcccattgtcatgccattcatctgccgcaatcacctcatgtttcaacatgataatgcacggctccatgtcgcaaggatctgtacactattcctggaagctaaaaagtatcccagttcttccatggtatGCATActgaccagacatgtcacccattgagcatgtttgggatgctctggatcgacatgtcgACATGTACGACAATGTGTTCCAGTTTACGCCAATATTCagtaacttcacacagccattgaagaggaagggcacaacattccacaggccacaatcaacagcctgatcaactctatgtaaaGGAGATGTGTCTCgctacatgaggcaaatggtcagaAAACTGGTTTTCTGACCCACGCCTCTACCTTTTTTTTAATAGGTATATAGATACAGTGTCTCGTATCTACAGTGTGTCATATCGTGTACAGTACAAGACTGGAACAATGTTCCCCAGGACATCAACATGTTTGTCTCTGATCCTGATCCTGCTAGGACTGACTTTGCAGATAACCTTTAAATTGAGAAAAACTTACTACGACTGTAGTATGTGGTTGTCTCGCTTAACtttcttaagatgaatgcactaactgtaagtcactctggataggaGCCTGCTAAATTACTTTCTATAGTGTCTGCTGCAGTCACTGAATGTTCTATTTGTTCATATTTTTGTCCCATTTCTCCTTTCCCGGCTCAACCTTTAATttgtcctctctccctttcccccctccctcctccaggccTTTGACAGGGCAGAGTTGGTAGAGTGtatcaggaggctggtacaggtGGATCTGGAGTGGGTACCCAAGTCAGACTCTGCCAGTCTCTACATCCGACCCACTTTCCTGGGTACTGAGGTGAGGAGATGACCAACCAaccactctctgtctccttctgtgaGGGATTGTCTCATTCACTCTCGTATGCTGTGACAGGGCTACCTTCCCCTATACTTGTTGGTGAAGTAGTAATCATTAGTTTGTGAATAGCTCGAGTATGTCAACTAttgacatgtgtgtatgtgtgtgtgtgtggcctgtgtCCCTTCCTAGCCGTCTCTAGGAGTGAAGAAGCCGTCCCGTGCTCTGCTTTATGTGATCCTGAGTCCTGTTGGTTCCTATTTCAGTACAGGAGctaaacctgtctctctctgggccGACTCCAAATACATCAGAGCCTGGAGAGGAGGGACTGGAGACTGTAAGATGGGAGGGTAAGAGGAGGGACTGGAGACTGTAAGATGGGAGGGTAAGAGGAGGGACTGGAGACTGTAAgatgggagggttagaggagggactGGAGACTGTAAAatgggagggttagaggagggactGGAGACTGTAAGATGGGAGGGTAAGAGGAGGGACTGGAGACTGTAAgatgggagggttagaggagggactGTAGACTGTAAgatgggagggttagaggagggactggagactgtaagatgggagggttagaggagggacgGGAGACTGTAAGATGGGAGGGTAAGAGGAGGGACTCTAGACTGTAAgatgggagggttagaggagggactggagactgtaagatgggagggttagaggagggactggagactgtaagatgggagggttagaggagggactGGAGACTGTAAGATGGGAGGGTAAGAGGAGGGACTGGAGACTGTAAGATGGGAGGGTAAGAGGAGGGACTGTAGACTATAAgatgggagggttagaggagggactggagactgtaagatgggagggttagaggagggactGGAGACTGTAAGATGGGAGTGTTAGAGGAGGGACTGGAGACTGTAAgatgggagggttagaggagggactggagactgtaagatgggagggttagaggagggactggagactgtaagatgggagggtggagagatgggagggttaTGGGAGAGGAGGGACTGGAGACTGTAAGATGGGGTGATTAGAGGAGGGACTGTAGACTGTAAGATGGGAGTGTTAGAGGGACTGGAGACTGTAAGATGGGGGTGTTAGAGGAGGGACTGTAGACTGTAAGATGGGAGTGTTAGAGGAGGGACTGGAGACTGTAAGATGGGAGGGTTAGAGAAGGGACTGGAAACTGTAAGATGGGGTGAttagaggagggatgggagactGTAAGATGGGGGGTTTAGAGGAGGGACTTGAGACTGTAAgatgggagggttagaggagggactGGAGACTGTAAGATGGGAGTGTTAGAGGAGGGACTGGAGACTGTAAgatgggagggttagaggagggactGGAGACTGTAAGATGGGAGGGTAAGAGGAGGGACTGGAGACTGTAAGATGGGAGGGTttagaggagggatgggagactTAAGATGGGGGGTttagaggagggatgggagactGTAAGATGGGAGGTTAAAGAGACAGAGTCTATGTTCTAATATCCTACATTTCACAAGTTAGGATTGGACTTGGTTACTGTACCCTTtgagtataggcaggtcagacatgACAGTATTCTTTTGAGATGCAGTAAAAATGCTTGCTTTGCAACGTGTTCTACTAATTTGTCCTGACCCTGATATCCCCACCCTGCCAACACTACTAATACAGCTTTACTCCAGATTCAACTCTAAAGAGCTTTGGAtttcattgtgacatcatttatgTACAGTACACAATAGGGGCCCACGCTTGGTTACTCTAACGACCGGAACAGTGTCAAATCATTCGGATTGCGACACATGGAATTTAAATGTAAACTGACAACTCTCGTTTGTGGATTAAAATGAACATGAACTTGGGGAGTTGTTTACAGGAACTACGGAGCATCTATCTACGCCCAGTATGAAGCAGTGGATTATGGGTGCCAGCAGGTCCTCTGGCTGTACGGAGATGACCATCAAATCACAGAGGTCGGAACCATGAACATGTTCCTCTTCTGGAATAATGAGAATGGAGGTAATCATGATCACTTTCAGTGTCATGGCCAATGAGATTAGAGATAATAACTTTGCTTTACTAGGGCTATTGCAGTTGGACAAGACCAAAGAAAATACAGGTTGCGTTCCCATGCTCAGACAttccatgcatcaaccaatggttgcatgCCACATAATTGCTAGAACATATGACGTGGTTAGCTAATACTTAAAATTCCTATCCAGGcattgtaagatctggcatgcgTCCGCAGGGGAACACGACCATCCTCCTCTGGATCGGTTGATGTGGACATAATATTACTGAACAGGAAATGGATCTTTGTGTCTGATTGTACAACAGCGACATCTAGTGGGCAGAGTGTATATCACAGCAGCTGCAGTCTCACATAGCCAGTGCTGTTCTTCACCTCTTCTCTTATCTCTGTAAACTGGGTTCAGATCGGATATTCCATTGACACTAAATGACCTGTTTAATTCATTTGTGCATCCAACGTTTTTCTCTTCAGAGGAGGAGCTGGCAACGCCCCCTCTGGATGGAATAATCCTACCTGGGATCACGCGGCAGAGCATCCTGGAACTCACCAGGAAAtgggtatgagagagagacaattatatacagtacattcagaatgtattcagaccccttgactttttccacatgttgttatgttacagccttattctaaaatgggttaaatagttttttccccctcattaatcGACACAcagtatcccataatgacaaagcaaaacaattagagctatcttctgtataccacccctaccttgttacaatacaactgattggctcaaatgcattaagaaggaaagaaattacacaaatgaacttttaacaagacgcacctgttaattgaaatgcattcccggTGACTAccgcatgaagctggttgagagaatgccaagcgtgtgcaaaactgtcatcaaggcaaagtgtggctactaatattttgatttgattgatttgtttgactcttttttggtcactacatgattccatatgtgttatttcatagttttgatatagttttgatatattcactattagaaaatagtaaaaataaagaaaaaccctggaatgagtaggtgtgtccaaacctttgactggtactgtaaatagagAGGGTAAGATGGGGGCAAGTACAATGTGTTCTCTAAGGGTAAGACACAAGATAGTTCAACAACAACACAGTGCACATGTTTGGGggcaagagagagatagagggttgAACTTTCCATGGCACTCTGGGTTTAAGGGAAAGATGGACTTGACACCCGCATGGACATACTAGCAGGGTTGCTTCCATCTGCTACAGGGGCACAGGCACTATACCAGGGGTTATGACTGGCCATTAAACCAGTAGCCTGGTTGCCAGATCAGATACATGCATAGCATGACAAGGAATCTTGGGGGACTTGGCTAAAGCACAGGCAGATCTGACAACAAAGATACcacactgaggtgtgtgtgtgtgtgtgtgtgtgtgtgtgtgtgtgtgtgtgtgtgtgtgtgtgtgtgtgtgtgtgtgtgtgtgtgtgtgtgtgtgtgtgtgtgtgtgtgtgtgagagagagagagagagagagagagagagagagagagagagagagagagagagagagagagagagagagagagaagggctctCCAAACCCGGtcttggagagctaccatcctgtaggttttgaCTCCAACCTTAATCTAGTGCACCTTATTTTAATcactggttgataaactgaatcaggttagttacaactggggttggagtgaaaacctacaggaggttagctctccaggaacagggttggagagccctggtatatagagagagagatatagggagagagagaactattgtGCAGCATGCAGGAAGTCTTCAGCAGAGATGAGAAGCATCCAGAAGCCTGCCCTTGTATGAGTTTCATTAGATATATTTTCctcctccacttccctctctcctcatccacctccctctctcctcatcgaCTCTCCTCTTCTAGGGGGAGTTTAAGGTGTGTGAGCGGTACCTGACCATGGCAGACCTACGCTGTGCTCTGAAAGAGGGCCGTGTTAAGGAGATGTTTGGCTCTGGTACTGCATGTGTGGTCAGTCCCGTGGGACGCATACTCTACCAGGGAGAGGTACACAACCACTACTCACTACCCTTACAACATATGGATGACTGAATGGATGGATGACTGAATGGATGAATGCCTGAATGGATGAATGCCTGAATGGATGAATGACTGAATGGATGGATGACTGAATGGATGGATGACTGAATAGATGGATGactgaatgaatggatggatgactgaatgaatggatggatgactgaatggatgaatggatgagtGAATGGATGACTGAATGGATGGATGACTAAATAGAGGAAGGAATGATTCCAATCAAGCAATTTCACATGTTTAACACTTTGTCATAAACCGCTGAACAGCTACTCCAGAACATAGTATTTTTaaattgtgtgtgtctctctctagaaCCTTCATATCCCCTGCCAGGACGATTTCCCCCAGGTGGCCTCTAGACTGATGAAGGAACTCACAGATATACAGGTTAGATACACCCCACTGgtcacagacatcaattcaatgtctattccacacTGGTTCAACGTAATTgaattcaaccagtgtgtggtCAGTGAGACACGTGTAACAGAGGTAGATTGTACTTTAACCTCCTCTCGCGCTATCAAATTGGAACCTTTTCGGAGGCGTAGCTGTCCAAGAAGTTGTCCGGTTGGCGGTCACGTGTGTTTGCAAAGCAGTGGATCACTCATTTGAGCCCAGAAAGTGGACAGGGACAGTGAAAAAAGCTATACAGTTAGGCAAGCACAGTGTACTTCGTCACGCAACCAAacacgtatgtatgtatgcagGCACACACAGCAGATGTGGCCTCTCCCACAGTAATGGTAACAGCTGGATGGACGTCAGGGCCTGCCAACTGTCTGACCTAGACTGATGTCATCCTCAGCACACAGACTATTCCATAGAGATACATACTAGATTCATCTCGATTCTGTCTCCTCTGTGTTTGTGTATCAGGGCGGTTTGTATTAGTAAAGTGTAGTGGGTGTTCTGCCCTGTAGCTTGCCACATATCTGTATGTTCTACTCTCCATCACTTTGGTTAAGAGCTGTAAAGGGACACCATCCCACTCACCCTGCCTGCCTACCAGAATATCTGGTGTTAAACTGAGTGGGTCATTCATTCAGTGTAGATCTttctccgtatctctctctctctctgtctggccgtCTCTCTGTTATGTCTGTGAGTTTGTGTTCCTCTTTGCCTCATATCATTTCACCCTGTCAGGGTCAGGTGATTATTGTTTTCCCTCTAAATCTCCTCATTGGCACAGCTTTGTGTAAGAGCTTGCATGTGCCTCGTCTGCCAAATCactagtgctgtgtgtgtgtatctgtgcgtttgtacctgtgtgtgtatctgtgtgtgtatgtgtgtgtgcatgcctgcctgcctgtgtgtgtaaaCCTTATCTGAGTGTATGTGTGGCCCTAGCGATAGCTTCTCCCCCCCCTTAGCTCATTGTGGCGCCGACACACACCCAGACAGAGGAGATAGGAGGAGGTTCATGTAGTAATGGCTGGGCAGGGATGGGAGATAGAGCAGACACACAGCCCTGAAAGCTCTCATTAAGATGCCTGCTGTAATTACACAAACTTAATTATTGTCTCAGCCTTTGTGATCAAAGCCAAGACACCGCAAGCCTGCTTgaacaagagagagatagagagagagagagagatagagagagagagagagagagagagaggcagggaggggaggggagagacggaggagccTAATGAACAATAACATTGACaaaattaagaaaaaaaaaactccAGCCTGATGTTAAATCTGTTGACATTTAATTTGGATGAGAAACAGAATGGCATCCCCAAGAAGAAGACATTGGGCACAACAAACACGTTGTCTAAGATGAGGGGAGTGAGGGATGAGAAGAGGGATGAAAGACGGGTTTACTAACACGGCCCTCCGTTTCTCTTTCATGTTAATTAGAAATTGCATTTCTTTTGTTTCTCATCGCGGGTGCTTATTTATTTTCACGACTCCGTCCATTAGAACTAATTTGCAACATGAGACGTAAATAATTGGATTTGTCTCCGCGGTTGTCGCATTTCAGGAACATTCTGTTTTGATTTGGTTGTTGTTTTGTGTGCGGCTGAGTTCGCAAGATTTCCTCTGCTTAtttgttctttttgttttgtgttttcgGTTGCACCATTCACTGTGTT
Coding sequences:
- the bcat1 gene encoding branched-chain-amino-acid aminotransferase, cytosolic, which gives rise to MASSTAVPPSAANAPSLKGSGKDVSSRNGMEDSVHSFKATDLVIELSQTHKAKPDLTNLVFGTVFSDHMLTIEWTNAGGWQKPHIKPFGNLSLHPACSAMHYAVQLFEGMKAYRDADDKVRLFRPMLNMNRMANSAERACLPAFDRAELVECIRRLVQVDLEWVPKSDSASLYIRPTFLGTEPSLGVKKPSRALLYVILSPVGSYFSTGAKPVSLWADSKYIRAWRGGTGDCKMGGNYGASIYAQYEAVDYGCQQVLWLYGDDHQITEVGTMNMFLFWNNENGEEELATPPLDGIILPGITRQSILELTRKWGEFKVCERYLTMADLRCALKEGRVKEMFGSGTACVVSPVGRILYQGENLHIPCQDDFPQVASRLMKELTDIQYGRTQSDWSVLV